The bacterium genomic interval AACACGGATCACTTCCCGTTGCACAATTCCTTTCGCGAGTTTCGGATCCTCGACCTGTTCGCAAATCGCTACCTTGTGTCCCGATTTCACGAGTTTCGCGATGTAGAAATCCGCCGAATGCCACGGAACACCGCACATAGGAATAGCTGAGTCCTTGTTCTTGTCCCGGCTGGTGAGCGCGATATCCAGCACTTTCGAAGCGACAAAGGCATCTTCAAAAAACATCTCATAGAAGTCGCCCATTCGAAAGAATAGAATCGCATCGGTGTATTGTTGCTTGATGCTGCGATATTGCTGCAACATCGGAGTAAGAGAGCTCATTTTTTAACCGCCAAGACGCCAAGGCGCCAAGTTCCGAATTTGAAAATATATCATGCCATAATAAAGTGATGAAAATTCTTGCGCTGGATACTTCCACGAACGTCTGCAGCGTTTGCATCGCGCACGGCGATGAGATCGTAGCAGAATACGTAACTGTGGGGGGCAAAACGCATAGCGAGCGGTTGATGCCTGCCATTGAGATGCTCTTTTCCCATCTGGATTTTGACATCCGGGAAATCCAGGGAATTGCAGTAATCAACGGCCCGGGTTCCTTCACAGGACTTCGCATCTCTCTAAGCGTTGTCAAAGGGCTTGCCTTTTCTTTGCAAGTTCCCGTTGTTGCAGCAAGCGCCCTGGAGATTGCAGCGCTGCAAGTTCCCGATGATGGGTTGATCTGCCCGGCGCTTGATGCCAGGCGACGGGAGATTTTCACCTGCCTCTATGAAAAAAAAGGTTCCGAGCTTTCCCTCAGAATCGATCCAAAATCGATCGATCCTGTTTCGTGGAGCAACAATCTTCCACAATCACCTGTGATTTTTTGCGGTCCCGGGGCTCATCTTTACTGGGATCTTCTTCGAAACCATCCGGCTTCTCAACTTCTTCATCCATCCGATTTGGTGCTTGCGCGAACTCTAGCGCAACAATCGAGAAGGAGATTCGAGAAAGGAGAAGTCCTTACCGGAAATGAGCTGAAGGCTGCTTATCTGCGCCCCTCCGATGCAGAGTCGAAAGGTCCACGACCCCCAAAGATTTCTGTGCCGTCAGCGACTGATTAGACGCAAGCCTGTACAAAAAAATTTTGTTATATTATATGTAATAATGCTTTTGATATCTCACCTGATTAATCGCCAAACTTCAAGGAGGAAAATATGGAGAGCAGAGACATCTCTCAGGTCTTGTATGAACAGAATTCCGAATACAGGTCTTTATCCGATCAGCATCGTTCTTTAGAAAGCCGTCTGCAGGAGTTAACCTCCCGTTTGTACTTATCCGATTCCGAAAAACTCGAAGAAATTAATCTGAAAAAGAAGAAACTTGTGATCAAGGATCGTATGCAAGAGCTCATCAAAAAGAGCTCAGTGTAGGTCCTGTTCTAATCGATTCATGTCCATTGCAAAAGAGGGCTATCCCTATATTGCCATCCTGGGTATTGCGGGCATTGTTGCGTTGGTGGCAGGATGGAGATGGCCCGGTGCTTCGTTGCTTGTGCTCGCGGCTTTTGTCACCTTTTTCTTTCGGGATCCCGATAGAAAGTTTCAAGGAACGGAGCGCCAGGTGGCTTCACCTGCTGATGGAAAAGTTGTTTCCGTTCGCCAGGAAAATGGACAGGAAGCAATCAGCATTTTCCTCTCCGTCTTTGATGTTCACATCAACCGCGCGCCCATTTCAGGAAAGATTTCCAGCGTTGATTACCACAAAGGCAAATTCCTGATCGCGTTTGATGAACGCGCTTCGCTGGAAAATGAACGCAACTCCATCACTATGGAACATGAAGGAAAAACCGTGCGGTTCGTACAAATAGCAGGTTTGATTGCAAGGCGAATCGTTTGCTGGAGAAAACCCGGGGAAACGCTGCATGTGGGAGATAGAATCGGTTTGATCAAGTTTGGTTCCCGTGTGGATGTTTTTCTTCCTGCCGGTTCAAAAGTGCTCGTCAAACGCGGAGACCGCGTCGCTGGCGGCAAGACCGCGATAGGGGAGCTTCCATGAGACAGAGGAAGTGGACGAAAGCCAAGATTCGCGAGAAGTCAAGACGCGGAATGTACATCATCCCGAGTCTCTTCACCGTCTCCAACATATTTTGCGGCTTCTATTCCATCAGCTCAGCGATCCAGGGAAATTTTGAGCGCGCAGGACTCCTCATTGGTATCGCGATGATCCTGGATACTCTAGATGGACGGATCGCGCGAATGACTCACACGAGCTCCGCGTTCGGCGTTCAACTGGACTCACTGGCAGATGTGATCACTTTTGGCGTTGCGCCTGCAGTTGTTTGCTATCAATGGGCCTTTTACCATTTTGAAAACAGATTGATTGATCGCGCGGGATGGATCGCCTGCTTTCTCTTCATTATTTGCGCTGCCAGCAGGCTCGCACGGTTCAATGTGCAGACGACCGGTCATCCTGATAAAAGGTATTTCACCGGGATGCCAACGCCGGCATCAGCCGGTTTCGTAGCCGCTACGATTTATTATTTTCCAGAACGTGTCGCGGGAGAATTCTGGGCGATTGTCGCTGTTGCGATCATGTTGATTCTTGCTTTTTTGATGGTCAGCAGAATCCGTTATCGCACTTTCAAGGATCTTGACCTCAAACAACCT includes:
- the tsaB gene encoding tRNA (adenosine(37)-N6)-threonylcarbamoyltransferase complex dimerization subunit type 1 TsaB, which codes for MKILALDTSTNVCSVCIAHGDEIVAEYVTVGGKTHSERLMPAIEMLFSHLDFDIREIQGIAVINGPGSFTGLRISLSVVKGLAFSLQVPVVAASALEIAALQVPDDGLICPALDARRREIFTCLYEKKGSELSLRIDPKSIDPVSWSNNLPQSPVIFCGPGAHLYWDLLRNHPASQLLHPSDLVLARTLAQQSRRRFEKGEVLTGNELKAAYLRPSDAESKGPRPPKISVPSATD
- a CDS encoding YdcH family protein, which gives rise to MESRDISQVLYEQNSEYRSLSDQHRSLESRLQELTSRLYLSDSEKLEEINLKKKKLVIKDRMQELIKKSSV
- the pssA gene encoding CDP-diacylglycerol--serine O-phosphatidyltransferase yields the protein MRQRKWTKAKIREKSRRGMYIIPSLFTVSNIFCGFYSISSAIQGNFERAGLLIGIAMILDTLDGRIARMTHTSSAFGVQLDSLADVITFGVAPAVVCYQWAFYHFENRLIDRAGWIACFLFIICAASRLARFNVQTTGHPDKRYFTGMPTPASAGFVAATIYYFPERVAGEFWAIVAVAIMLILAFLMVSRIRYRTFKDLDLKQPRSYRTIVLIALIIGFMAFDLKRALITLAVIYAVSGIVGMFSRKPKPEAPQPDPSAPVPVNPS
- a CDS encoding phosphatidylserine decarboxylase family protein, with amino-acid sequence MSIAKEGYPYIAILGIAGIVALVAGWRWPGASLLVLAAFVTFFFRDPDRKFQGTERQVASPADGKVVSVRQENGQEAISIFLSVFDVHINRAPISGKISSVDYHKGKFLIAFDERASLENERNSITMEHEGKTVRFVQIAGLIARRIVCWRKPGETLHVGDRIGLIKFGSRVDVFLPAGSKVLVKRGDRVAGGKTAIGELP